In Balaenoptera acutorostrata chromosome 19, mBalAcu1.1, whole genome shotgun sequence, the following proteins share a genomic window:
- the FUZ gene encoding protein fuzzy homolog: MKKAGIQSSSSQLPISPSVGFGPQPDLVSSRGGAPARQQLPFSVIGSLNGVHMFGQNLEVQLSSAKTEDTTVVWKSFHDSITLIVLSSEEGSSELRLERLLQMVFGAMVLLVGLEELTNIRNVERLKKELRASYRLIDSFLGDSELIGDLTQCVDCVVPPEGSLLQEALSGFAEAAGTAFVSLVVSGRVVAATESWWRLGMPEAVLLPWLVGSLSPQAARDYPVYLPHGSPTVPHRLLTLTLLPGLELCLLCGPRPPLSQLDAQLLERWWQPLLDPLRACLPLGSRALPAGFPLHTDILGLLLLHLELKRCLFTVEPSGDKEPSSEQRRRLFRSFYTLVTATHFAPEPGQPEEKAEEVVHRAQVPRACYLVLGAEEPGTGWRLVALQLGPRRLLLLLSAQSPTHGLRGLATHTLHALTPLL; this comes from the exons ATGAAGAAGGCGGGAATCCAGTCCTCTTCCAGTCAGCTCCCCATCTCGCCCTCTGTCGGCTTCGGACCACAGCCTGACTTAGT GAGCAGCCGTGGCGGCGCCCCCGCCCGCCAACAG CTCCCATTCTCTGTCATCGGCTCCCTCAATGGCGTCCACATGTTTGGGCAGAATCTCGAGGTGCAGCTGAGCTCTGCGAAGACGGAGGACACAACCGTGGTGTGGAAGAGCTTCCACGACAG CATCACCCTCATTGTTCTGTCATCTGAGGAGGGCAGCTCGGAACTGAGGCTGGAGAGACTACTCCAGATGGTGTTTGGGGCCATG gttcttcttgTGGGACTTGAAGAGCTGACCAATATCCGCAACGTAGAGAGACTGAAGAAGGAGCTGAGG GCCAGTTACCGCCTCATCGACAGCTTCCTTGGGGACTCAGAGCTCATCGGGGACCTGACCCAGTGTGTGGACTGTGTGGTTCCTCCAGAGGGGTCCCTGCTGCAG GAAGCCCTCTCTGGGTTCGCGGAGGCTGCGGGCACGGCCTTCGTCAGCCTGGTCGTGTCGGGCCGGGTGGTGGCAGCGACAGAGAGCTGGTGGCGACTGGGGATGCCGGAAGCCGTGCTGCTCCCCTGGCTGGTGGGATCCCTGTCGCCGCAGGCCGCTCGCGACTACCCGGTGTACCTGCCTCACGGGAGTCCCACG GTGCCGCACCGGCTTCTGACCCTGACGCTCCTGCCGGGCTTGGAGCTGTGTCTGCTCTGCGGGCCGCGCCCTCCCCTCAGCCAGCTGGATGCACAG CTTCTGGAGCGCTGGTGGCAGCCACTGCTGGACCCGCTGCGGGCCTGCCTGCCGCTGGGATCCCGAGCGTTGCCCGCGGGCTTCCCCCTGCATACGGACATCCTCGG GCTGCTGCTCCTCCACCTGGAACTGAAACGTTGCCTCTTCACGGTGGAGCCCTCGGGGGATAAAG AACCGTCTTCTGAGCAGCGTCGGCGCCTCTTCCGCTCCTTCTACACCCTGGTCACCGCCACGCACTTTGCACCAG AGCCGGGGCAGCCAGAGGAGAAGGCGGAGGAGGTGGTCCATCGGGCCCAGGTACCGAGAGCCTGCTACCTGGTGTTGGGGGCTGAGGAGCCAGGCACAGGATGGCGACTGGTGGCCCTGCAGTTGGGGCCACGGcggttgctgctgctgctgtctgCTCAGAGCCCCACGCATGGGCTGCGGGGCCTAGCCACCCACACTCTGCATGCCCTCACCCCACTCCTCTGA